The genomic stretch GACATCTGGTCGTTGGTGTCGAACCCCACACGGTGCGGTTCGTAGGGCAGACCGATCTCTTCGAGCATGATCGAGACCTTGACGCCGTTGGGAGTCGGCAGGGAATAGAGCTGAATCCAGTCAGGGTACTGCGCCGGCCATTTCTGGGTGATCGGGAACGCGGACAGATCGGTCATGTGTAGCATCCAGTCACAAAATGAAAGGCCTGAGCATAATCCACGTTTTCCGCTCTGGCTCGGGTTCTTTTTTGCCGTGGACGCCACGCTTACTTAATTCCGCAACATCCTGTCGCTAACCTTCCCTCAAGCCTTTGGGCGATGCCATTAGAGTGCGCCCCGGCAGGCGGATCGAACCAAAAGGCCTGCGGGGGCTCCAAGCAAGCCAATCAAGACAGGGAAAAACACCCGGCCCCGGCAGCCCGCGGTGTAGAGGTTTGTCAGCCTTAACCGAACACGCTGAAGAATCCTGATCTCATGACGAACTTGATGAAAGTCGCCAAACGCTTCAAACATCGCGCCTACGTGGCCCTGCCCTCTCTGTTGGCGGTGAGCGCGCTGTTCCTGTCGCTCGAGTCCAGCGAAAGCCGCGCACAACCGGTGGACGGCACCCAGACCCTGATCTTCCTGCGCCACGGGGAAAAACCTGCCGGCGGCCTCGGCCAGCTCAACTGCCAGGGCCTAAACCGCGCCATCGAGCTGTCGACGCTGCTGCCGGAGAAATTCGGCAAGGCCGACTACGTGTTTGCCGCCAACCCGACGCGCAATGTCGAGGAAGGCGAGCTGGACAATTCCTACAGCTACATCCGCCCCTTGATGACCATCAGCCCCGCCGCGATCAAGCTCGGCCTGCCGGTGAACATCGAGTTCTCGGCCAACGACACCAGCGACCTGGCTCGGGAGCTGACCGCCGACAAGTATCACAACTCGACCATCTACACCGCCTGGTCCCACGGATACCTACCGGAGCTGATCAACAAGGTCGCCGGCAAGGCCGTGGGCGAGAAACAGTCCATCACCGAAGACTGG from Pseudomonas allokribbensis encodes the following:
- a CDS encoding histidine phosphatase family protein — protein: MTNLMKVAKRFKHRAYVALPSLLAVSALFLSLESSESRAQPVDGTQTLIFLRHGEKPAGGLGQLNCQGLNRAIELSTLLPEKFGKADYVFAANPTRNVEEGELDNSYSYIRPLMTISPAAIKLGLPVNIEFSANDTSDLARELTADKYHNSTIYTAWSHGYLPELINKVAGKAVGEKQSITEDWASGDYDSLYVLTLTWHNGKASLQSHSYKQGLDNGKVTCPT